In Pleurocapsa sp. PCC 7319, the following are encoded in one genomic region:
- a CDS encoding Rieske 2Fe-2S domain-containing protein, whose product MSMLEGAPWLLAHKSMLQTNQPQKVSLYGNDYVIWQDKTGQVNGLPNICPHMGAMLSEGWCETEADGTSAVVCPFHALEFDRHGCTILPGTDKKTLPQLKPLDLIIQGDFIWSYGDYQPKIPIPDILEQIAGKYEFIGFTANTSVETDLRSMLLIMHDYNHQNGTHRDLFEITEVRFEKFIDNGYHSEAFFNTPTAPKTFWEKLKQPNQFLLPEVIQAHLENYFPSLVIFYGNSPFGKIAQCHLFVPESLTKTRTYILLFGEASNPLAKLLKNQFLGLSKIVVEQDAGILNKIYSDAPQKIKLNNEMGMDWVNRNFTTWEQPRI is encoded by the coding sequence ATGTCTATGTTAGAGGGTGCGCCTTGGCTATTGGCGCATAAATCGATGCTACAAACAAATCAGCCGCAAAAAGTTTCACTTTACGGTAATGATTATGTGATTTGGCAAGACAAGACAGGTCAAGTTAACGGTTTGCCAAATATTTGTCCCCATATGGGAGCAATGCTATCTGAGGGTTGGTGCGAAACTGAAGCAGATGGCACAAGTGCGGTAGTTTGTCCGTTTCATGCTCTAGAATTTGATCGCCATGGCTGCACTATCCTACCAGGAACAGATAAAAAGACCTTACCTCAGTTAAAACCTTTAGATTTGATTATTCAGGGTGATTTCATTTGGTCTTATGGTGATTATCAACCCAAGATACCCATTCCCGATATTTTAGAGCAGATCGCTGGGAAGTATGAATTTATTGGCTTTACTGCTAATACTAGTGTTGAGACAGACTTGCGATCGATGCTGTTGATTATGCACGATTACAATCATCAAAATGGGACACATCGAGACTTATTTGAAATTACTGAGGTCAGGTTTGAAAAGTTTATCGACAATGGCTACCATTCCGAAGCTTTTTTTAATACTCCCACTGCACCAAAAACTTTCTGGGAAAAACTCAAACAACCCAATCAATTTTTACTTCCTGAGGTGATTCAAGCTCATTTAGAAAATTATTTTCCTTCTCTGGTTATTTTTTATGGCAATAGTCCTTTTGGCAAAATTGCCCAATGTCATCTTTTTGTTCCCGAATCATTAACTAAAACTCGAACCTATATTTTATTGTTTGGAGAAGCCAGCAATCCATTAGCTAAACTTTTAAAAAATCAATTTCTCGGGCTAAGTAAAATTGTTGTCGAGCAAGATGCAGGTATCTTAAACAAGATTTACTCTGATGCACCACAAAAAATCAAGTTAAATAATGAAATGGGTATGGATTGGGTCAACAGAAATTTTACAACTTGGGAACAACCGAGAAT
- a CDS encoding TetR/AcrR family transcriptional regulator, whose product MKSDNQTYPDRRPLRRQPQQKRSQERVEKILDAAAIVFDEVGFEAATTHAIAARADTSVGSLYQFFPDKLAIFNALELRHVERVYVIWEKLLRPEIVQLPFPDFIHTIVTQIQQLFEQPTSRIVFTQFFTSPKIFKNIDDSFTQEAIQFMAKLLKKRNSALTDKRSKILAEVCVNSTNTLILIALRSNESHNKEIIREIEALMRAYLEADIGDSTINNNSNDLVKKLASLYELNPRQCFILKYASNNQEITIKNCEAMFPEVSRRTLQRDLKDLSQQKLLLPKGNTDQRYYCLNCKLVNL is encoded by the coding sequence ATGAAATCTGATAACCAAACATATCCAGATCGTCGTCCTTTGCGTCGTCAACCTCAACAAAAACGTAGTCAGGAAAGAGTTGAAAAAATATTGGATGCAGCAGCCATAGTATTTGATGAGGTGGGTTTTGAAGCTGCTACTACCCATGCGATCGCAGCTCGTGCAGATACCTCTGTAGGGTCGCTTTATCAATTTTTCCCTGATAAATTGGCGATTTTCAATGCTTTGGAGCTACGACACGTCGAGCGCGTTTATGTTATTTGGGAGAAGCTATTGCGACCTGAAATTGTACAGCTACCATTTCCTGATTTTATACACACTATTGTCACTCAAATACAGCAACTATTTGAGCAACCCACTTCTAGGATTGTTTTTACACAGTTTTTTACCTCTCCGAAAATTTTTAAAAATATCGATGATAGCTTTACTCAAGAAGCAATTCAATTTATGGCAAAGTTATTAAAAAAGCGTAATTCTGCTCTAACAGATAAAAGGAGTAAAATATTAGCGGAAGTCTGCGTTAATTCGACTAATACTCTAATTTTAATTGCTTTAAGAAGTAATGAATCCCATAATAAAGAAATTATTCGGGAAATAGAAGCTTTAATGAGAGCCTATTTAGAAGCAGATATTGGCGATAGCACTATTAATAATAACTCTAACGATTTAGTAAAAAAACTTGCTTCCCTTTATGAGTTAAATCCTCGTCAGTGCTTCATTCTAAAATATGCTAGCAACAATCAAGAAATCACTATCAAAAACTGTGAGGCTATGTTTCCCGAAGTATCTCGACGCACTTTACAAAGAGATTTGAAAGACTTAAGTCAGCAAAAATTGCTACTTCCTAAAGGTAATACCGATCAACGTTATTATTGTTTAAATTGTAAGCTGGTAAACTTGTGA